The proteins below are encoded in one region of Amorphus orientalis:
- a CDS encoding molybdopterin-dependent oxidoreductase gives MSEVRKIGLAHWGAFEATVVDGRLVAAEPLAGSGADPDMIGAWPALVYSKDRIDRPHVRESYLKHGPRAGGAGRGREPMVPVDWETALDLVAGELRRVHGEFGPTSVFGGSYGWSSAGRFHHARTQVRRFLAAAGGFTDQVGNYSWGAAHAILPHVLGSADAVSGAATAWDTIAEAGDAVVAFGGLNPKNWHITSGGAVDHHLPEAVARAATRGVRFTVVSPFADDVPPGLDATLIRPRPNSDTAIILALAHEAVATGRADREFLDRYTSGAETFIAYLNGDRDGQPKTLDWAAEIADLDVAELRRLWDTVRTGRVMLTASWSLQRAEHGEQPFWALIALAALLGQIGQPGGGFTFGYGSMNGVGEIARKGYVPAMPGLPNPNGMGIPVAAFADAFLHPGDAIPFNGRSVTYPDVRLVYWAGGNPFHHAQDLGRLEEAWQRPETIIVHEPWWTPTAQRADIVLPATTSVERNDIGGSSRDPYVVAMPRMIDPVGEARDDFAIFRDLADRLGCRAAFDEGLDEEGWLRRLWSQTEARGAAEGINVPDFETFRSDGLWRVPAPATPEVLLADFRADPDRAPLATPSGRIELASPAIAGFGYETVPPHPAWLAPAEWLGAAGPDELHLVTNQPAKQLHGQLYQALPHDGPTPVAINPEDADSRGIADGDIVRLWNGRGACLATARLDDSLRPGVLIMATGAWYAPGDDGVERNGNPNVLTASRRTSPLGQACAALSALVRIAPETDTLKRTA, from the coding sequence TTGAGCGAAGTCCGCAAGATCGGCCTCGCCCACTGGGGCGCGTTCGAGGCGACCGTCGTCGACGGCCGCCTCGTTGCCGCTGAGCCGCTTGCCGGCAGCGGCGCCGATCCGGACATGATCGGCGCATGGCCCGCGCTGGTCTATTCCAAGGATCGGATCGACCGGCCCCATGTGCGCGAAAGCTACCTGAAGCACGGTCCTCGGGCCGGCGGAGCTGGCCGCGGACGCGAGCCGATGGTCCCGGTCGACTGGGAAACCGCCCTCGATCTCGTCGCCGGCGAGCTGCGCCGCGTGCATGGCGAGTTTGGCCCGACCTCGGTCTTCGGCGGCTCCTACGGCTGGTCCAGCGCCGGCCGGTTTCATCATGCCCGCACCCAGGTGCGCCGATTTCTGGCGGCAGCCGGCGGCTTCACCGATCAGGTCGGCAACTACAGCTGGGGTGCGGCCCACGCCATCCTGCCGCACGTACTGGGCTCCGCCGACGCCGTCTCCGGCGCCGCCACCGCCTGGGACACCATCGCCGAAGCCGGAGACGCGGTGGTCGCCTTCGGGGGCCTCAACCCGAAAAACTGGCACATAACGTCCGGCGGCGCGGTGGACCATCATCTGCCCGAGGCGGTGGCCAGGGCGGCGACGCGGGGCGTCCGCTTCACCGTCGTCTCGCCGTTCGCCGACGACGTGCCGCCGGGACTGGACGCGACCCTAATCCGCCCGCGCCCGAACTCCGACACGGCCATCATCCTGGCTCTCGCCCACGAGGCGGTTGCGACGGGACGCGCGGACCGGGAATTCCTGGACCGCTACACCAGTGGCGCGGAGACCTTCATTGCCTACCTGAATGGCGACCGTGACGGTCAGCCGAAGACCCTGGACTGGGCGGCGGAGATCGCCGACCTCGACGTCGCCGAGCTCCGCCGGCTCTGGGACACGGTACGCACGGGCCGGGTGATGCTGACCGCCTCCTGGTCGCTGCAGCGGGCCGAGCACGGAGAGCAGCCCTTCTGGGCGCTGATCGCGCTGGCCGCCCTTCTCGGCCAGATCGGCCAGCCCGGCGGCGGCTTCACCTTCGGCTACGGCTCGATGAACGGGGTCGGCGAGATCGCCCGCAAGGGCTACGTGCCCGCGATGCCCGGACTGCCCAATCCGAACGGCATGGGGATCCCGGTCGCCGCCTTCGCCGACGCCTTCCTTCATCCAGGCGACGCCATCCCGTTCAACGGGCGCAGCGTGACCTATCCGGACGTCCGGCTGGTCTACTGGGCGGGCGGCAACCCGTTCCATCACGCCCAGGACCTCGGCCGCCTGGAAGAGGCCTGGCAGCGACCGGAAACGATCATCGTGCATGAGCCGTGGTGGACCCCGACCGCGCAGCGCGCCGACATCGTCCTGCCGGCCACGACGTCGGTCGAGCGCAACGACATCGGCGGCAGTTCGCGCGATCCCTACGTGGTCGCGATGCCCCGCATGATCGATCCGGTGGGCGAGGCACGGGACGATTTCGCCATCTTCCGCGACCTGGCGGACCGGCTCGGCTGCCGCGCGGCTTTCGACGAAGGCCTCGACGAGGAAGGGTGGCTGCGGCGCCTCTGGTCCCAGACTGAGGCGCGCGGCGCGGCCGAAGGCATCAACGTCCCCGACTTCGAGACCTTCCGCTCCGACGGGCTCTGGCGCGTGCCGGCGCCCGCCACGCCGGAAGTCCTGCTCGCCGATTTCCGCGCCGATCCGGACCGGGCCCCGCTCGCCACGCCGTCCGGACGCATCGAACTCGCCTCCCCCGCGATCGCCGGGTTCGGCTACGAAACGGTGCCGCCCCATCCCGCCTGGCTTGCGCCCGCCGAGTGGCTAGGAGCGGCCGGTCCCGACGAACTGCACCTCGTTACCAACCAGCCCGCTAAGCAGCTTCACGGACAGCTCTACCAGGCGCTCCCCCACGACGGCCCGACGCCGGTTGCGATCAACCCGGAGGATGCGGACAGCCGTGGCATCGCCGACGGGGACATCGTGCGCCTGTGGAACGGGCGCGGCGCCTGTCTCGCCACCGCCCGGCTCGACGACAGCCTTCGACCCGGTGTGCTGATCATGGCGACCGGGGCATGGTACGCCCCGGGCGACGATGGCGTGGAGCGGAACGGCAACCCCAACGTTCTGACCGCCAGCCGCCGGACCTCGCCGCTCGGCCAGGCCTGCGCGGCGCTCAGCGCCCTGGTCCGGATCGCGCCGGAGACCGACACCTTGAAAAGGACCGCCTGA
- a CDS encoding SRPBCC family protein, which translates to MTKVYISSVIPAPAADVWQVIRDFNGLPSWTPFVAESRIEQNDPSDRVGCVRNFRLKDGGLIRERLLALSDFDMSCTYSILESPMGVENYVSTLSVTPITDGNQTFAEWEADFDAPPDRERELVRQIGTGVFQAGLTALKERFRR; encoded by the coding sequence ATGACCAAGGTCTACATTTCCTCGGTCATCCCCGCGCCGGCCGCCGACGTCTGGCAGGTGATCCGGGACTTCAACGGCCTGCCGAGCTGGACGCCGTTCGTGGCGGAAAGCCGCATCGAGCAGAACGATCCGTCGGACCGGGTCGGCTGCGTGCGGAACTTCCGTCTCAAGGACGGCGGTCTGATCCGGGAGCGGCTGCTGGCGCTGTCGGACTTTGACATGTCCTGCACCTATTCGATCCTGGAAAGCCCGATGGGGGTGGAAAACTACGTCTCGACCCTGTCGGTCACGCCCATCACCGACGGCAACCAGACCTTTGCCGAATGGGAGGCGGATTTCGACGCCCCGCCCGACCGGGAACGCGAGCTGGTCCGGCAGATCGGGACAGGCGTGTTCCAGGCCGGCCTCACCGCCCTGAAGGAGCGCTTCCGGCGGTGA
- a CDS encoding aminotransferase class V-fold PLP-dependent enzyme — translation MTPLARFRRSLQIPNLVDALRAGLIGEGVEIETPFGRKPLLYADYVASGRALAQIEDFVRDEVLPFYANSHTEASFCGETMTRMRAEARAAIAASLNVEADGHVIFTGSGATSGINRIVGLLDIARRCASGERVMVLTGPYEHHSNILPWRECGAEVQEIPEAADGGVDMAALTAALKAAAGADLIVGSFSAASNVTGILTDTVTVTRCLKAHGAIAIWDYAGGGPYLPMDMAPAPDALKDAIVFSPHKFVGGPGASGVLAVRDSIVRRTTPTAPGGGSVSFVSPWGHAYSRAVEAREEAGTPNVIGDIRAALAVMVKDAIGAEWIAARNTELVARALGAWRDVSEIRLLGSPTAGPRLPIFSFQVTTAAGTPVHQQLFTRMLSDVLGIQARGGCACAGPYGHRLLGIDRATSERLFDQLQAGHELEKPGWVRLNLSYLMSDAKADGLIEDVAWLARNAKRYTRFYDADPATARFRVAAEAVAAE, via the coding sequence ATGACCCCGCTTGCGCGCTTTCGCCGGTCGCTTCAGATCCCGAACCTCGTGGACGCGCTCCGGGCCGGCCTGATCGGCGAAGGCGTGGAGATCGAGACGCCCTTCGGGCGCAAGCCGCTGCTCTACGCCGACTACGTGGCGTCTGGGCGCGCGCTCGCGCAGATCGAGGATTTCGTCCGCGACGAAGTCCTGCCCTTCTACGCCAACAGCCACACCGAAGCCTCGTTCTGCGGGGAGACGATGACCCGGATGCGGGCCGAGGCACGGGCGGCCATCGCCGCCTCGCTGAACGTCGAGGCCGACGGCCACGTGATCTTCACGGGTAGCGGCGCGACGTCGGGCATCAACCGGATCGTCGGCCTGCTCGACATCGCCCGCCGCTGCGCGAGCGGCGAGCGGGTCATGGTTCTGACCGGCCCCTACGAGCACCACTCCAACATCCTGCCCTGGCGCGAATGCGGAGCGGAAGTCCAGGAGATCCCGGAAGCGGCCGACGGCGGCGTCGACATGGCGGCCCTGACCGCCGCGCTCAAGGCGGCTGCGGGAGCCGACCTGATCGTCGGCAGTTTCTCCGCCGCCTCCAACGTGACCGGCATCCTGACCGATACGGTCACTGTCACCCGCTGCCTGAAGGCACACGGGGCGATCGCCATCTGGGACTATGCCGGCGGCGGTCCCTACCTGCCCATGGACATGGCGCCGGCGCCGGACGCGCTGAAGGACGCCATTGTCTTCTCGCCGCACAAGTTCGTCGGCGGCCCCGGTGCCTCCGGCGTGCTCGCCGTGCGCGACAGCATCGTGCGTCGGACGACCCCCACCGCGCCGGGCGGCGGCTCGGTCTCCTTCGTCTCCCCCTGGGGCCACGCCTACAGCCGCGCCGTCGAGGCGCGCGAGGAAGCAGGCACGCCCAACGTGATCGGCGACATCCGCGCCGCACTCGCGGTCATGGTCAAGGACGCCATCGGAGCGGAGTGGATCGCCGCCCGCAACACCGAGCTGGTCGCGCGGGCGCTCGGAGCCTGGCGCGACGTGAGCGAGATCCGTCTTCTCGGCTCCCCGACGGCCGGACCGCGGCTGCCCATCTTCTCGTTCCAGGTGACGACGGCAGCCGGAACCCCGGTCCACCAGCAGCTTTTCACCCGCATGCTGAGCGACGTTCTCGGCATCCAGGCGCGCGGCGGATGCGCCTGCGCGGGACCCTACGGTCACCGTCTGCTCGGGATCGATCGCGCCACCTCCGAGCGCCTGTTCGATCAGCTTCAGGCCGGCCACGAACTGGAGAAGCCCGGCTGGGTTCGGCTCAACCTTTCGTATCTGATGAGCGACGCGAAGGCCGACGGCCTCATCGAGGACGTTGCCTGGCTGGCGCGAAACGCGAAGCGCTATACGCGATTTTACGACGCCGATCCCGCCACGGCCCGCTTTCGGGTAGCCGCAGAGGCCGTCGCAGCCGAGTGA
- a CDS encoding SDR family oxidoreductase produces the protein MDLGIRGRSALLTGASKGMGYACAQALAREGVDLTIVARGAEALEAAAATIRDETGVTVTPIAADITTEAGRARVIEACPNPDILLNNAGGMLPGDFRDWDRGRWIEAVDLMMLPPILMTRAVVDGMMDRGFGRIVNIASRSVKIPQLELGLSNGARSGMVGFMAGLARQTVSRNVTVNTILPGIVDSDAQREHIAGMLDDMGKSFEEVWAERAAGNPAGRYGRPEEIGAYFAFLCSAHAGFVTGQNLLIDGGSYPGTY, from the coding sequence ATGGATCTCGGCATTCGCGGCCGCTCCGCGCTCCTGACCGGCGCGAGCAAGGGCATGGGCTATGCCTGTGCGCAGGCGCTGGCGCGCGAGGGCGTCGACCTGACCATCGTGGCGCGCGGCGCAGAAGCGCTCGAGGCGGCGGCGGCCACCATCCGGGACGAAACCGGCGTGACCGTCACGCCCATTGCGGCCGACATCACGACCGAGGCCGGCCGGGCGCGGGTGATCGAGGCCTGCCCGAACCCCGACATCCTGCTCAACAACGCCGGCGGCATGCTTCCCGGCGATTTTCGCGATTGGGACCGCGGCCGCTGGATCGAGGCCGTCGACCTGATGATGCTGCCGCCGATCCTGATGACCCGCGCGGTGGTCGACGGCATGATGGACCGTGGTTTCGGCCGGATCGTCAACATCGCCTCGCGCAGCGTGAAAATCCCCCAGTTGGAACTCGGTCTGTCCAATGGCGCCCGCTCCGGCATGGTCGGCTTCATGGCCGGCCTTGCCCGCCAGACCGTCAGCCGCAACGTGACCGTCAACACCATCCTGCCCGGCATCGTCGACAGCGATGCCCAGCGCGAACACATCGCCGGAATGCTGGACGACATGGGCAAGTCGTTCGAGGAGGTTTGGGCCGAGCGCGCCGCCGGCAACCCCGCCGGCCGCTACGGCCGGCCGGAGGAGATCGGCGCCTATTTCGCCTTTCTCTGCAGCGCCCACGCCGGATTCGTGACGGGACAGAACCTCCTGATCGACGGCGGCAGCTACCCCGGCACCTACTGA
- a CDS encoding Lrp/AsnC family transcriptional regulator: MDEIDLKILAALQQAPDLSQRELAERVSLSQNACWRRLRKLEESGVIVGRSLRLDRSALGLDLIVFAMLRTRSHSADWLEKFRRHVATIPEVIDFYRISGDYDYMLKIAARDMASYDRVYQRLIEKVELDNVTSYFAMEAIFDNRPLPLR; encoded by the coding sequence ATGGATGAGATTGATCTGAAAATTCTGGCCGCGCTCCAGCAGGCGCCGGACCTGTCCCAGCGCGAGCTTGCCGAGCGGGTCAGCCTGTCCCAGAACGCCTGCTGGCGGCGGCTGCGAAAGCTGGAGGAAAGCGGGGTGATCGTCGGTCGGAGCCTCAGGCTCGACCGCAGCGCGCTCGGCCTGGATCTGATCGTCTTCGCGATGCTGCGCACCCGGAGCCATTCGGCGGACTGGCTGGAGAAGTTCCGGCGCCACGTCGCCACCATCCCGGAGGTGATCGATTTCTACCGGATCAGCGGCGACTACGACTACATGCTGAAGATCGCGGCCCGCGACATGGCGAGCTACGACCGGGTCTATCAGCGGCTGATCGAGAAGGTCGAGCTGGACAACGTCACCTCCTATTTCGCGATGGAGGCGATCTTCGACAATCGGCCGCTGCCGTTGCGCTGA
- a CDS encoding D-amino acid dehydrogenase — translation MRIVVIGAGVVGVTSAWYLTRDGHEVTVLEARDGVARETSFGNAGGVCPGFAGPWAAPGMPLKALKWMAKESAPLKLRPRLDPAQWRWLAHFVANCTSDRFARNKARMQAVAHFSKACLVELREETGIAYDHGTGGVLQIFATQEEAEGGARSAKVLADLGIEHRLLSPDEAIAVEPALARSRETLTGALQLPTDEVGDCHLFCRELARLAEARGCRFRFGTKVRRIRADAGRVTGVETPLGPVDADAVVVATGPWAPKLLDPLGIRVPIYPVKGYSLTAAITDPDGAPRSSVMDEHSKVMITRLGNRLRAAGVAELAGFDPAMPKPALDGLRDRVAALFPDAADFGTAEYWHGFRPMTPDGPSRVEVTRYPNLFLNVGHGSNGWTQACGTGRILTELVAERPNPVL, via the coding sequence ATGCGGATTGTGGTCATCGGCGCCGGCGTCGTCGGCGTCACCTCGGCCTGGTACCTGACCAGGGACGGCCACGAAGTGACCGTTCTGGAAGCCCGCGACGGCGTCGCACGGGAAACCAGCTTCGGCAACGCCGGCGGCGTGTGCCCCGGCTTCGCGGGTCCCTGGGCCGCGCCCGGCATGCCGCTGAAGGCGCTCAAGTGGATGGCCAAGGAGAGCGCGCCCCTGAAGCTGAGGCCCCGGCTCGACCCGGCCCAATGGCGCTGGCTCGCCCACTTCGTCGCCAATTGCACGTCCGACCGGTTCGCCCGCAACAAGGCGCGGATGCAGGCCGTCGCCCACTTCAGCAAGGCCTGTCTTGTCGAGCTGCGCGAAGAAACCGGGATCGCCTACGACCACGGGACCGGCGGGGTGCTGCAGATCTTCGCAACGCAGGAGGAGGCGGAGGGCGGCGCCCGCTCGGCGAAGGTGCTGGCCGATCTCGGCATCGAGCACCGGCTCCTGTCGCCGGACGAGGCGATCGCGGTGGAGCCGGCGTTGGCGCGGTCGCGCGAGACCCTCACCGGCGCCCTGCAGCTTCCCACCGACGAGGTCGGCGACTGCCATCTGTTCTGCCGCGAACTGGCGCGCCTGGCAGAAGCCAGGGGCTGCCGTTTCCGGTTCGGCACGAAGGTCCGCCGGATCCGCGCCGATGCCGGCCGGGTGACGGGTGTGGAGACGCCGCTCGGCCCGGTGGATGCCGATGCCGTGGTGGTCGCGACCGGGCCGTGGGCGCCGAAGCTGCTCGACCCGCTCGGGATCCGCGTTCCGATCTATCCGGTAAAGGGCTATTCGCTGACCGCGGCGATCACCGACCCGGACGGCGCGCCGCGGTCCTCGGTGATGGACGAGCATTCCAAGGTCATGATCACCCGGCTCGGCAACCGCCTTCGCGCGGCCGGCGTCGCCGAACTCGCGGGTTTCGACCCGGCGATGCCGAAGCCGGCCCTCGACGGCCTCCGCGACCGGGTGGCAGCCCTGTTTCCCGATGCGGCTGATTTCGGCACCGCCGAGTACTGGCATGGCTTCCGGCCGATGACGCCGGATGGTCCCTCCCGGGTGGAGGTGACCCGGTACCCCAATCTCTTCCTCAATGTCGGCCACGGCTCCAACGGCTGGACCCAGGCCTGCGGAACCGGCCGGATCCTGACCGAGCTGGTCGCCGAACGGCCCAACCCGGTTCTCTGA
- a CDS encoding zinc-binding dehydrogenase — translation MVSIVESTVIEAPIEAVWRVLRDFNSHVHWHPAIAASEIEGGLAPDAVGAVRRFHLADGAMLREQLIDLDDRARELTYCLIEGPLPLFDYVASIRLRPVTDTGSTFWEWRSTFRPPPGERDALTALVRDQIYRAGFRALGPYLGAGARPSHPVAPRPAAPASEPQPSRPVERPAPAPSVQSGPDNETQAIVVDRYGGPEELVPRLVPVAPPGPGEVQIRHAVVGVNFIDIYCRTGFFDLLQPPGVPGMEAVGRIVAVGDGVHSVRPGDRVGYACPPVGAYCALRTMAPDLMVRLPDALDDETAAAGLLKGVTASFLLHEVHPVRRGEVVVVHAASGGVGTLLTQWAVALGARVVATVSTEAKAGIPRAAGAERVVVREREDFVTAVREVSGGRGADVVFDAIGRDSFQASVDALAVTGHLVSFGQASGPIGDWDIGSFASKSARISRPNYGHYTDTAEKMSRHASRFFAALEAGILRVAPPTRYFLDDAAGAHRDLESGRTTGSIVLIPD, via the coding sequence ATGGTGAGCATCGTCGAAAGCACGGTGATCGAGGCGCCGATCGAGGCGGTCTGGCGGGTGCTGCGCGACTTCAACAGCCACGTCCACTGGCATCCGGCGATCGCTGCGAGCGAAATCGAGGGCGGCCTGGCCCCGGATGCGGTCGGTGCGGTCAGGCGGTTTCACCTGGCCGATGGCGCGATGCTGCGCGAACAGCTGATCGATCTCGACGACCGCGCCCGCGAACTCACCTACTGCCTCATCGAGGGGCCGCTGCCGCTGTTCGACTATGTCGCCTCGATCCGGCTGCGGCCGGTGACTGATACCGGGTCGACCTTCTGGGAGTGGCGCTCGACCTTCCGTCCACCGCCGGGCGAGCGCGACGCGCTGACCGCGCTGGTGCGCGACCAGATCTACCGGGCAGGTTTCCGGGCGCTCGGACCGTATCTGGGGGCCGGGGCGCGGCCGTCTCACCCGGTCGCGCCCCGGCCTGCAGCTCCGGCCTCCGAACCGCAGCCGTCCCGTCCGGTGGAACGCCCCGCTCCGGCTCCTTCAGTCCAGTCCGGCCCGGACAACGAAACACAAGCGATCGTGGTCGATCGCTATGGCGGACCGGAGGAACTGGTTCCCCGCCTGGTTCCCGTCGCGCCGCCGGGGCCGGGCGAGGTCCAGATCCGTCATGCGGTCGTCGGGGTGAACTTCATCGACATCTACTGCCGCACCGGCTTCTTCGACCTGCTGCAGCCGCCGGGCGTCCCGGGCATGGAGGCTGTCGGCCGGATCGTCGCGGTGGGGGACGGGGTCCACTCCGTGCGGCCGGGCGACCGGGTCGGCTATGCCTGTCCGCCGGTCGGGGCCTATTGCGCGCTTCGGACCATGGCGCCGGATCTGATGGTGCGGCTGCCCGATGCGCTCGACGACGAGACCGCCGCAGCCGGTCTTCTGAAGGGGGTGACGGCGAGCTTCCTGCTCCACGAGGTGCATCCGGTGCGGCGCGGCGAGGTCGTCGTCGTGCATGCGGCCTCGGGCGGCGTCGGAACGCTTCTGACCCAATGGGCCGTGGCACTGGGCGCGCGGGTGGTGGCGACGGTCTCGACCGAGGCCAAGGCGGGAATTCCGAGGGCCGCCGGCGCGGAACGCGTCGTCGTGCGGGAGCGGGAGGATTTCGTGACGGCGGTGCGCGAGGTATCCGGCGGGCGCGGCGCGGATGTGGTGTTCGACGCGATCGGGCGGGACAGCTTTCAGGCGTCGGTGGACGCGCTTGCGGTCACCGGCCATCTGGTCAGCTTCGGCCAGGCGTCTGGGCCGATCGGCGACTGGGACATCGGCAGCTTCGCCTCCAAGTCGGCCCGCATCTCGCGACCCAACTACGGCCACTATACCGACACAGCGGAGAAGATGAGCCGGCACGCCAGCCGGTTCTTCGCGGCGCTGGAGGCCGGGATCCTCCGCGTGGCGCCGCCCACCCGCTATTTTCTCGACGACGCGGCGGGCGCCCATCGCGATCTGGAGAGCGGCCGGACCACGGGCTCCATCGTTCTGATCCCCGACTGA
- a CDS encoding flotillin family protein encodes MDANTFGTLLLWLIAAAIVVIVLVYLLRWLYRRSTKETAFVRTGFLGEKVVVNGGAFVIPVLHEITPVNMNVLRIALAREHDRALITKNRMRVDISAEFFVRVQATREAVGAAAQTLGRRTLQEDGIRDLLEGKFASAMRTIAAQMSLEELHEQRRGYADQVRELAGEALAANGLELESVAIVDLDQTSLDHFDPANAFDAEGLTQLTEAIENRRRMRNEIEQRSLVDIRNQNLESQRKVFEIERETEYARLEQEREVESRRAVQRAELAKERALREQEAEQAQLSSREAIEKARLAQETAITEERIRNEEETQRREIARRRALDEAELKTRELTEREQIGLELALEKARIDREREQREMEIARQKALEILEYDRQIALAEKATSVTRAEAEKRRIEIVENQQTEAERIAQERAVDEVRIARERHLEGLQIAKRQAFEEAEIASAEEVERARIATERGLEEARIAKQRDLRQLETERDKAIELAEILKAIEVAKKSQERSSALAAAEAVRAKVIQAEEQAITTREREIAERRKLTDLISAAKEAEREGLRLTARADAEMKAARSRAEAEKITAEASAEAEKIRVLAAAERYQVDAKGAKQINEAENVLSEDARAGRLREKLLERLEGIVRESVRPMEKIEGIKILHVDGVTGGGDGGGGKNVTDEVIDSALRYRVQAPMIDNLMKEIGIEGGSLGRMTDVLRDAKDIAQLSKGKGKGGDAKGQGSEKDDDSDRDR; translated from the coding sequence ATGGACGCAAACACGTTTGGAACCCTGCTGCTCTGGCTGATTGCGGCAGCCATCGTCGTCATCGTGCTGGTCTATCTGCTGCGCTGGCTCTACCGGCGATCGACCAAGGAGACCGCGTTCGTCCGCACCGGCTTCCTCGGTGAGAAGGTGGTGGTCAACGGCGGTGCCTTCGTGATCCCGGTGCTGCACGAGATCACCCCGGTGAACATGAACGTGCTCAGGATCGCGCTCGCCCGCGAGCACGACCGGGCCCTGATCACCAAGAACCGGATGCGCGTCGACATCTCGGCGGAGTTCTTCGTCCGCGTGCAGGCGACCCGCGAGGCGGTGGGGGCCGCCGCCCAGACGCTGGGTCGGCGCACGCTGCAGGAAGACGGCATCCGCGATCTTCTGGAGGGCAAGTTCGCCTCCGCGATGCGGACCATCGCGGCCCAGATGTCGCTGGAGGAGCTGCACGAACAGCGCCGCGGCTACGCCGACCAGGTCCGCGAGCTTGCCGGCGAGGCGCTCGCCGCCAACGGCCTGGAGCTGGAAAGCGTCGCGATCGTCGATCTGGACCAGACCAGCCTGGACCATTTCGATCCGGCCAACGCCTTCGACGCGGAAGGCCTGACCCAACTCACCGAAGCGATCGAGAACCGCCGGAGGATGCGCAACGAGATCGAGCAGCGGTCGCTGGTCGATATCCGCAACCAGAACCTGGAGTCCCAGCGGAAGGTCTTCGAGATCGAGCGGGAGACCGAGTATGCCCGGCTCGAGCAGGAGCGGGAGGTGGAATCCCGCCGGGCGGTCCAGCGCGCCGAACTGGCCAAGGAGCGGGCGCTGCGCGAGCAGGAGGCCGAACAGGCCCAGCTGTCCTCCCGCGAAGCGATCGAGAAAGCCAGGCTTGCCCAGGAAACGGCAATCACCGAAGAGCGCATCCGCAACGAGGAGGAGACCCAGCGCCGGGAGATCGCGCGGCGCAGGGCGCTCGACGAGGCGGAACTGAAGACCCGCGAACTTACCGAGCGCGAGCAGATCGGTCTCGAACTCGCGCTGGAGAAGGCCCGGATCGATCGCGAGCGGGAACAGCGCGAGATGGAGATCGCGCGGCAGAAGGCCCTGGAGATCCTGGAATACGACCGGCAGATCGCGCTGGCCGAAAAGGCGACCTCGGTCACCCGGGCCGAAGCGGAGAAGCGCCGCATCGAGATCGTGGAAAACCAGCAGACCGAAGCCGAGCGCATCGCCCAGGAGCGGGCGGTCGACGAGGTGCGGATCGCCCGGGAACGTCATCTGGAGGGTCTGCAGATCGCCAAGCGGCAGGCCTTCGAGGAGGCGGAGATCGCCTCTGCGGAGGAGGTCGAGCGGGCCCGCATCGCCACCGAGCGCGGGCTCGAGGAAGCCCGGATCGCCAAGCAGCGCGACCTGCGCCAGCTCGAGACCGAGCGGGACAAGGCGATCGAACTGGCCGAGATCCTCAAGGCGATCGAAGTGGCGAAGAAGTCCCAGGAGCGCTCGTCGGCGCTCGCCGCCGCCGAAGCCGTGCGGGCCAAGGTCATTCAGGCGGAAGAGCAGGCGATCACCACCCGCGAACGGGAGATCGCCGAGCGTCGCAAGCTCACCGACCTGATTTCCGCGGCCAAGGAAGCCGAGCGGGAGGGACTGCGACTTACCGCGCGGGCGGATGCGGAGATGAAGGCGGCCCGAAGCCGCGCCGAGGCGGAGAAGATCACCGCGGAAGCGTCGGCGGAAGCGGAGAAGATCCGCGTGCTGGCCGCCGCCGAGCGGTATCAGGTCGATGCCAAGGGCGCCAAGCAGATCAACGAGGCGGAGAACGTCCTCAGCGAGGATGCCCGCGCCGGACGTCTCCGGGAGAAGCTCCTGGAACGGCTGGAGGGGATCGTGCGCGAGAGCGTGCGGCCGATGGAGAAGATCGAGGGCATCAAGATCCTCCATGTGGACGGGGTCACCGGCGGCGGCGACGGTGGCGGCGGCAAGAACGTCACCGACGAGGTGATCGATTCCGCGCTGCGCTACCGGGTCCAGGCGCCGATGATCGACAATTTGATGAAGGAGATCGGCATCGAGGGCGGCAGCCTCGGCCGGATGACCGACGTGCTCCGCGACGCCAAGGACATCGCCCAGCTCAGCAAGGGCAAAGGCAAGGGCGGCGATGCAAAGGGACAGGGCTCGGAGAAGGACGATGACTCGGACCGGGATCGGTAG